In one window of Burkholderiales bacterium DNA:
- a CDS encoding glycosyl transferase produces MNILYLCHRFPYPPKRGGKIRPFNMIRHLSRLHRVTVASLARSEAEAREGQGLGSVCAHFEMVRVHNPVQVVRMVARLPTRAPSSMGFFYSPELARRIRRLLARESFDLIFVHCSSVAQYVEDVQGIPKILDFGDMDSQKWLEYACYKPFPLSLGYWLEGVKLMRAEKRLASKFDLCTATTRAEWETLVGYGVQVATDWFPNGVDAEFFTPARESYDRDMLCFVGRMDYYPNQECMFNFCERVWPRLKARRPGLKLFIVGADPSRRVRRLGSIPGVTVTGSVDDVRPYVRRSALMVAPLNIARGTQNKILEAMAMGVPVVASRVAAGGVDAEPGEHFLVASTPEEYEDAILRILDDSRERERLAENGRARMLSHHAWPMSMRRLDQAIARCLATYRARDLPLQEVAQS; encoded by the coding sequence ATGAACATTCTCTACCTCTGCCATCGCTTCCCCTATCCGCCCAAGCGGGGCGGGAAGATCCGGCCGTTCAACATGATCCGGCACTTGAGCCGCCTGCACCGGGTCACGGTGGCCTCCCTCGCCCGCTCCGAAGCGGAAGCCCGGGAAGGGCAGGGCCTCGGTTCGGTGTGCGCCCACTTCGAAATGGTGCGGGTCCACAATCCGGTGCAGGTCGTGCGCATGGTGGCGCGCCTGCCCACCCGGGCGCCCTCGTCCATGGGCTTCTTCTACTCGCCGGAGCTCGCCCGGCGCATCCGGCGCCTGCTCGCGCGGGAAAGCTTCGATCTCATCTTCGTGCACTGCTCGTCGGTGGCGCAGTACGTGGAGGACGTCCAGGGCATCCCCAAGATCCTGGACTTCGGCGACATGGACTCCCAGAAGTGGCTGGAGTACGCCTGCTACAAGCCCTTCCCCCTGTCCCTGGGCTACTGGCTGGAAGGGGTAAAACTCATGCGGGCGGAGAAGCGCCTCGCGAGCAAGTTCGACCTGTGTACCGCCACCACCCGGGCCGAGTGGGAAACCCTGGTGGGTTACGGCGTGCAGGTGGCCACCGATTGGTTCCCCAATGGGGTGGACGCGGAATTTTTCACACCCGCCCGAGAGTCTTACGATCGGGACATGCTGTGCTTCGTGGGGCGCATGGACTACTACCCGAATCAGGAATGCATGTTCAATTTCTGTGAGCGGGTATGGCCGCGACTCAAGGCCCGCCGGCCGGGATTGAAGCTCTTCATCGTGGGGGCCGACCCTTCCCGGCGGGTGCGGCGCCTGGGATCGATCCCCGGGGTCACGGTGACCGGCAGCGTGGACGACGTGCGGCCCTACGTGCGCCGTTCCGCCCTCATGGTGGCGCCCCTCAACATTGCCCGGGGTACCCAGAACAAGATCCTGGAGGCCATGGCCATGGGCGTGCCGGTGGTGGCGAGCCGCGTGGCGGCCGGGGGTGTGGACGCGGAGCCTGGGGAGCATTTTCTGGTCGCCTCCACCCCGGAGGAATACGAGGACGCGATCCTGCGCATCCTGGACGACTCTCGGGAACGGGAGCGGCTGGCGGAAAACGGGCGCGCCCGCATGCTCTCCCACCACGCCTGGCCCATGTCCATGCGACGGCTGGACCAGGCCATCGCCCGTTGCCTGGCCACGTACCGCGCCCGCGATCTTCCCTTGCAGGAGGTAGCCCAGTCGTGA
- the algD gene encoding GDP-mannose 6-dehydrogenase yields the protein MNISIFGLGYVGAVSLACLARDGHRVIGVDIDAAKLDLIRRGKTPVVEEGMVELMEAVAASGRVRVTDDAREAVLESDLSLICVGTPSAPNGSQDQSAILRLTKSLGVALREKNTPHVFVYRSTLVPGTVEEVLRPLLEGQSGKRDGDGFHICFQPEFLREGSSIADYDHPPFTIVGASHPYPVERLKALFGHLPCEFHATSIRAAEMVKYSCNNFHALKITFANETARLCEALGVDPFEVMDLVCRDTQLNISRAYLKPGFAFGGSCLPKDLRATLHMAKMRDVELPMLGGILPSNRTHIDHAIAKIMASGKRRAGLIGLSFKAGTDDLRESPLVLLAEHLIGKGLSLQVYDPEVQLSRLLGANRRFIEEHLPHIGSLLRSSLEAVVADSEVLVVGAAYDRLAEALARHVQEDQLVLDLTGALRKLPLKGTVLGLCW from the coding sequence GTGAACATCAGCATCTTTGGCCTCGGTTACGTGGGCGCGGTGTCCCTCGCCTGCTTGGCCCGGGACGGCCACCGAGTGATCGGCGTGGACATCGACGCCGCCAAGCTGGACCTGATCCGCCGCGGCAAGACACCGGTGGTGGAGGAAGGCATGGTGGAGCTCATGGAGGCGGTGGCGGCCTCGGGTCGGGTCCGGGTGACCGACGACGCCCGGGAGGCGGTGCTGGAGAGCGACCTTTCCTTGATCTGTGTGGGCACGCCCTCCGCGCCCAACGGCAGCCAGGACCAGTCGGCCATCCTGCGCTTGACGAAATCCCTGGGCGTGGCGCTGCGGGAGAAGAACACGCCCCACGTCTTCGTCTACCGCTCCACCCTGGTGCCCGGCACGGTGGAAGAAGTGCTGCGACCCTTGCTCGAAGGCCAGTCGGGAAAACGCGATGGGGACGGTTTCCACATATGCTTCCAGCCGGAGTTCCTGCGGGAGGGCTCCTCCATCGCCGACTACGACCACCCCCCCTTCACCATCGTGGGCGCCTCCCACCCCTATCCGGTGGAGCGGCTCAAGGCGCTGTTCGGCCACCTGCCCTGCGAGTTCCACGCCACCTCCATCCGCGCCGCCGAGATGGTCAAGTACTCCTGCAACAACTTCCACGCCTTGAAGATCACCTTCGCCAACGAAACGGCGCGGCTGTGCGAGGCTCTCGGGGTGGACCCGTTCGAAGTGATGGACCTGGTGTGCCGGGACACCCAGCTCAATATCTCCCGGGCCTACCTCAAGCCGGGCTTCGCCTTCGGCGGCTCCTGCCTGCCCAAGGACCTGCGGGCGACCCTGCACATGGCCAAGATGCGGGACGTGGAGCTGCCCATGCTGGGCGGGATCCTGCCGTCCAACCGGACCCACATCGACCACGCCATCGCCAAGATCATGGCCTCGGGCAAGCGACGCGCGGGTCTGATCGGGCTCTCGTTCAAGGCGGGCACCGACGACCTGCGGGAAAGCCCCCTGGTGCTGCTCGCCGAGCACTTGATCGGCAAGGGGCTGTCGTTGCAAGTCTACGACCCGGAGGTGCAGCTCTCACGCCTGCTGGGCGCCAACCGCCGCTTCATCGAGGAGCACCTGCCCCACATCGGCTCCCTCCTGCGCTCGAGCCTGGAGGCGGTGGTGGCCGATTCCGAGGTGTTGGTGGTGGGCGCGGCCTACGACAGGCTCGCGGAGGCCCTGGCGCGGCACGTGCAAGAGGATCAGCTCGTGCTGGATCTGACCGGGGCACTGCGCAAGCTACCACTCAAGGGAACGGTCCTCGGGTTATGCTGGTAA
- a CDS encoding adenylyltransferase: MSLYTAFCSAVLFPLHERLKGHDTRQVLRSLERSQWLAPEALDRLRVERLRALLMHAASHTRYYRQRFVEAGFDPAGIRSISDLAALPVLTKAEIRSNFDDLLAENARNVKLYSTTGSTGDPLRFYIGRARITHDVAAKWRATRWWGVDVGDREIVLWSSPIELSAQDRLRRLRDRLLRSRLVPATALTPEKLDAIVADIRAYRPKMLFGYPSALTLIAQHAEHKDIRLDDLGIAVAFCTAERLYPHQRERIARVFGCRVADGYGGRDAGFLAHECPAGGLHLTAEDVIVETVDSRGRPVPPGKPGEVVVTHLFSHEFPFVRYKNGDVAVLSDRPCPCGRGLPLLQEVQGRSNDLLLGLSGQRVHGTAFSILLRELPGVEQFKIVQEALDLVRLQLVVRRSYDRVRTRERMLAAFRHHLGDRVTVEIEEVEAIAPEPTGKYRYVVNKIREPAFEPEKSAP, translated from the coding sequence ATGAGCCTATACACGGCCTTCTGCTCGGCGGTCCTCTTCCCGCTCCACGAGCGCTTGAAGGGGCACGACACTCGGCAGGTTCTGCGCTCCCTGGAGCGTAGCCAGTGGTTAGCCCCGGAGGCGCTGGACCGGCTACGGGTAGAGCGCCTGCGCGCACTTCTCATGCACGCGGCGAGCCACACGCGCTACTACCGGCAGCGCTTCGTCGAGGCGGGGTTCGATCCGGCCGGGATCAGGTCCATCTCGGATCTGGCGGCGTTACCGGTCCTCACCAAGGCCGAGATCCGGTCCAATTTCGACGACCTGCTGGCGGAAAATGCGCGTAACGTGAAGCTCTATTCCACCACAGGATCCACCGGGGATCCGTTGCGCTTCTACATCGGTCGAGCGCGCATCACCCATGACGTGGCGGCCAAGTGGCGCGCCACCCGCTGGTGGGGCGTAGACGTGGGCGACCGGGAAATAGTGCTCTGGAGCTCCCCCATCGAGCTATCAGCGCAGGACCGCCTGCGGCGGTTGCGCGACCGGCTTCTGCGCAGCCGGCTTGTCCCCGCAACGGCGCTCACCCCGGAAAAACTCGATGCCATCGTGGCCGACATCCGCGCCTACCGGCCCAAGATGCTGTTCGGCTATCCTTCGGCCCTCACCCTGATCGCCCAGCACGCCGAGCACAAAGACATCCGGCTGGACGATCTGGGCATCGCCGTCGCCTTCTGCACCGCCGAGCGGCTTTATCCCCACCAGCGGGAGCGGATCGCGCGGGTGTTCGGCTGCCGGGTAGCGGACGGTTACGGCGGGCGCGACGCCGGATTCCTCGCCCACGAGTGCCCGGCCGGGGGGCTCCACCTCACGGCGGAGGACGTGATCGTGGAGACGGTGGATTCGCGCGGCCGCCCTGTGCCGCCGGGGAAGCCGGGGGAAGTGGTGGTGACCCACTTGTTTTCCCACGAGTTTCCCTTCGTTCGCTACAAAAACGGCGACGTGGCGGTGCTCTCCGACCGTCCCTGCCCCTGCGGGCGCGGGCTGCCCCTTCTTCAAGAAGTGCAAGGCCGCAGCAACGATCTCCTGCTGGGCTTGAGCGGCCAGCGCGTCCACGGCACGGCCTTTTCGATACTGCTTCGGGAGTTGCCTGGCGTCGAGCAATTCAAGATCGTTCAGGAAGCGCTGGATCTCGTGCGCCTGCAATTGGTGGTGAGGCGGAGCTACGATAGGGTGCGGACGCGGGAGCGCATGCTCGCCGCGTTCCGCCACCATCTGGGGGATCGGGTGACGGTGGAGATCGAGGAAGTGGAAGCGATCGCCCCCGAGCCCACGGGCAAGTACCGTTACGTAGTCAACAAAATCCGAGAACCGGCTTTCGAACCTGAGAAGTCAGCGCCTTAA
- a CDS encoding O-antigen polymerase — translation MPLRDIVLTGFIFGALVFVFKRPWIGMLLWHWIGLMNPHRSTWSFARDLPFAQVVGLTTGIAFLLSPEKKRFPVSALTMTLIAFIVWVCITTIFALYPDSAVDQLKKFIKVQLGVLLTLFVMQDKERILWLVRVVALSIAFYGVKGGLFTLRTGGAGMVLGPYGSYISGNTEIALAITMVAPLLYYMAQQTEQRWLRWGLYGALGLCAIAVIGSYSRGGLLAIIAMVFFLWLKSRRKALLLLLLPPVLLLGLSVMPERWFERMGTIATYQEDSSALGRLNAWAFAFNLARDRPITGGGFQAFKPSAFERWAPEPERFHDSHSIWFGVLGEHGYVGLSLFMLFWGFVWRTASKIIQASKDRDDLRWAGDLAAMIQVSLVGYFVGGSFLGLAYWDYPYLLAAMLALTHMVVSREVVPATEPAPRAWPPSVPVPPSNASKDARNA, via the coding sequence ATGCCCCTGCGCGACATCGTTCTCACGGGATTCATCTTCGGGGCGCTTGTCTTCGTGTTCAAGCGCCCATGGATCGGGATGCTCCTGTGGCACTGGATCGGGCTCATGAACCCCCACCGCTCCACCTGGAGCTTCGCCCGGGATCTTCCCTTCGCCCAGGTGGTGGGGCTCACCACCGGCATCGCGTTCCTGCTCTCTCCCGAGAAGAAGCGCTTTCCGGTATCGGCGTTGACGATGACGCTCATCGCCTTCATTGTGTGGGTGTGCATCACGACCATTTTCGCTTTGTACCCCGACTCCGCGGTGGATCAATTGAAGAAGTTCATCAAGGTCCAGCTCGGGGTTTTGCTGACGCTTTTCGTCATGCAGGACAAGGAGCGCATCCTCTGGCTCGTGCGGGTCGTGGCGCTTTCCATCGCCTTCTATGGAGTCAAGGGCGGTCTTTTCACGCTGCGTACCGGTGGCGCGGGCATGGTGTTGGGCCCTTACGGCAGCTACATCTCGGGCAATACCGAAATTGCGCTGGCCATCACCATGGTGGCGCCGCTCCTCTACTACATGGCCCAGCAGACCGAGCAGCGGTGGCTGCGTTGGGGTCTGTACGGCGCCCTGGGCCTATGCGCTATCGCGGTCATCGGCTCCTATTCCCGGGGCGGGCTTCTCGCCATCATCGCCATGGTGTTTTTCCTCTGGCTCAAGAGCCGCAGGAAAGCGCTCCTCCTGCTCCTACTGCCGCCGGTCCTGCTCCTCGGCTTGAGCGTGATGCCGGAGCGGTGGTTCGAGCGCATGGGCACCATCGCCACTTACCAGGAGGATTCCTCCGCCCTGGGGCGGCTCAACGCCTGGGCGTTCGCCTTCAATCTCGCCCGGGACCGGCCCATCACCGGCGGCGGTTTCCAGGCCTTCAAGCCCAGCGCCTTCGAGCGCTGGGCTCCAGAGCCGGAGCGTTTTCACGATTCCCACAGCATCTGGTTCGGCGTGCTCGGAGAGCATGGCTACGTCGGGCTGAGTCTATTTATGCTTTTTTGGGGGTTTGTCTGGAGAACGGCTTCCAAGATCATCCAAGCATCCAAGGATCGCGACGATCTGCGCTGGGCCGGCGATCTGGCGGCCATGATCCAAGTGAGCTTGGTGGGTTATTTCGTGGGCGGATCGTTCCTGGGCCTCGCCTACTGGGATTACCCCTACCTGCTGGCGGCGATGCTGGCGCTCACCCATATGGTGGTATCCCGGGAAGTGGTTCCGGCAACCGAACCGGCCCCTCGGGCGTGGCCGCCGTCCGTCCCTGTCCCACCATCGAATGCATCCAAGGACGCCAGAAACGCCTAG
- a CDS encoding twitching motility protein PilT, with protein sequence MYLLDTNIVSELRKRNPHRAVLSWLKAVPETALYLSAVTLGEIQAGIEITREQDAAKAGEIEIWLEQLAQSSQILPADAAVFRRWAKLMHRRPDHHLEDALIAATALIHGLTVVTRNTRDFKPFSVPLLNPFVAGKDKSPS encoded by the coding sequence ATGTACTTGCTTGATACCAACATCGTCTCGGAGCTCCGCAAACGCAATCCGCATCGCGCCGTGCTGTCTTGGCTCAAAGCCGTGCCGGAGACCGCGTTGTATCTTTCGGCGGTGACGCTCGGCGAGATCCAAGCAGGTATCGAAATCACCCGTGAGCAAGATGCCGCGAAGGCCGGCGAGATAGAAATCTGGCTTGAACAGCTCGCGCAGTCGTCCCAGATATTGCCGGCGGACGCGGCCGTCTTCCGTCGTTGGGCGAAACTGATGCATCGCCGCCCCGACCATCACCTGGAGGACGCGCTGATCGCCGCCACCGCGCTCATCCACGGTCTTACGGTCGTCACGCGCAACACGCGCGACTTCAAACCCTTTTCCGTCCCCCTGCTCAATCCTTTCGTTGCCGGAAAAGATAAAAGCCCTTCTTGA
- a CDS encoding HPr kinase — protein sequence MNETVAGLPHEAIATRLRSAGLALDFGLVRARVRSDVPALPDLLKRLYGAFPALPSEGFFDLTVGLYRQRGLRRVVRPQVVFQVDGSVPFQPFPADTHLPLLEWGMNWCIAQRCHRYLLLHAGVVEREGRAVLLPAHPGSGKSTLTAGLACRGYRLLSDEFGVVDLESGRLLPLLRPVALKNESIGVIRRFASQAVLGPEFPKTRKGTVAHLAPSPESVERRHVPAQPFLIVFPKYAPGSPVAVERVPAPRAFVKLSGNAFNYETLGPAAFDAVARLTRACEAYRLQYGDLEQAVRAVDRLTDRAPRAGEQEGTFEKRADVTGHG from the coding sequence ATGAATGAAACCGTCGCGGGCCTGCCCCACGAGGCCATCGCCACACGCTTGCGCTCCGCCGGCCTGGCGCTGGATTTCGGCCTGGTGCGGGCGCGGGTGCGCTCCGACGTACCCGCCCTCCCCGATCTGCTGAAGCGGCTCTACGGGGCTTTCCCGGCGCTGCCTTCCGAAGGCTTCTTCGACTTGACCGTAGGGCTCTATCGGCAGCGGGGCTTGAGGCGGGTGGTGCGTCCCCAGGTGGTGTTCCAGGTGGACGGATCGGTCCCCTTCCAGCCGTTTCCCGCCGATACCCATTTGCCCTTGCTGGAGTGGGGCATGAACTGGTGCATCGCCCAGCGCTGCCACCGCTATCTGCTGCTCCATGCGGGCGTGGTGGAGCGGGAAGGCCGGGCGGTGCTGCTTCCGGCCCATCCGGGCTCCGGGAAAAGCACCTTGACCGCGGGGCTCGCCTGCCGGGGCTACCGCCTGCTCTCTGATGAGTTCGGCGTCGTGGATCTCGAGTCCGGGCGGCTGTTGCCCCTGCTGCGCCCTGTTGCGCTCAAAAACGAGTCCATCGGCGTGATCCGGCGCTTCGCCTCCCAAGCCGTGCTGGGGCCGGAATTCCCCAAGACCCGCAAGGGAACCGTGGCCCATCTGGCGCCCTCGCCCGAGAGCGTCGAGCGACGACACGTCCCCGCGCAACCCTTTCTGATCGTCTTTCCCAAGTACGCACCGGGCTCCCCCGTGGCGGTGGAGCGCGTCCCCGCTCCCCGCGCCTTCGTCAAGCTCTCGGGCAACGCATTCAACTACGAAACCCTGGGCCCCGCCGCCTTCGACGCGGTGGCCCGGCTTACTCGGGCGTGCGAAGCGTATCGGCTCCAGTACGGCGATCTGGAGCAGGCCGTCCGCGCCGTGGACCGGCTGACGGACCGAGCGCCCCGGGCGGGGGAACAAGAGGGCACTTTCGAGAAGCGAGCGGACGTTACCGGACATGGTTGA